The Arachidicoccus terrestris genome includes the window CACAACACTTAACGGCAGTCAGGCGCTGCTGGAAGGATTGCTTGTTGAAGGGGTAACAACAATATTTGGCTATCCGGGTGGAGCGATTATGCCCATCTATGACGCCTTATATGACTATCATGACAAGCTGGAGCATATACTGGTACGCCACGAGCAGGGTGGCATACACGCCGCGCAGGGCTATGCCCGCAGTTCTGGTAAAGTGGGGGTGGTCTTTGCAACAAGCGGTCCGGGTGCAACGAATCTGATCACAGGTATCGCCGATGCGATGATCGACAGCACTCCACTGGTATGTATTACAGGACAGGTATTTGCACACTTGTTGGGTACGGATGCCTTTCAGGAAACAGATGTCGTGAATATTACGGCGCCGGTTACAAAATGGAATTATCAGGTAACGGATGCAACTGAGATTCCCGGTGTGCTTGCCAAGGCCTTTCATATTGCCCGAACTGGCAGACCCGGTCCGGTACTGATTGACATTACAAAAAATGCACAGATCCAAAAGTTTGAATACGCAGGTTATGAGCCTTGTAACCATATCCGTAGTTACCGTCCTGCACCTAAAGTACGCAAATCCTATATAGAACAGGCTGCCAGGCTGATCAATGAGGCAAAGAAGCCTTTTGTTCTATTCGGTCAAGGCGTGATTCTGGGAGAAGCAGAAAAAGAATTTAAGGCTTTTATTGAAAAAACGGGCCTGCCTGCCGCCTGGACTATTCTGGGAGAAAGTGCGATTCCATCTGATCATTACCTCAATGTTGGCATGTTGGGCATGCATGGAAACTATGCGCCCAATGTACTGACCAACGAGTGTGATGTGTTGATCGCTGTAGGCATGCGTTTTGACGACCGGGTTACCGGACGCCTGGATAAATATGCCAAACAGGCAAAAATCGTTCACCTCGATATTGATCCGGCAGAGAT containing:
- the ilvB gene encoding biosynthetic-type acetolactate synthase large subunit, with the protein product MDTLDVKEAAAPQTEKSTTLNGSQALLEGLLVEGVTTIFGYPGGAIMPIYDALYDYHDKLEHILVRHEQGGIHAAQGYARSSGKVGVVFATSGPGATNLITGIADAMIDSTPLVCITGQVFAHLLGTDAFQETDVVNITAPVTKWNYQVTDATEIPGVLAKAFHIARTGRPGPVLIDITKNAQIQKFEYAGYEPCNHIRSYRPAPKVRKSYIEQAARLINEAKKPFVLFGQGVILGEAEKEFKAFIEKTGLPAAWTILGESAIPSDHYLNVGMLGMHGNYAPNVLTNECDVLIAVGMRFDDRVTGRLDKYAKQAKIVHLDIDPAEIDKNVQSTVPVWGDCKETLPMITALLEEKDHRQWLAKFRELEQQEIKEVIEPELNPAGDVMSMGEVIKVLNELTGGEAIIVTDVGQHQMVACRYADFKQSRSNITSGGLGTMGFGLPAAIGAKYGAPDRTVVAICGDGGLQMTIQEFGTIMQFGADVKTLILNNHFLGMVRQWQQLFNDKRYSFVNITSPDFVKVAEGYGIAGRSIDQRADLRTALKEMLDHKGAYVLEVMVGKENNVFPMVPQGCSVSEIRLK